The following coding sequences are from one Pristis pectinata isolate sPriPec2 chromosome 18, sPriPec2.1.pri, whole genome shotgun sequence window:
- the LOC127580108 gene encoding LOW QUALITY PROTEIN: neuronal pentraxin-1-like (The sequence of the model RefSeq protein was modified relative to this genomic sequence to represent the inferred CDS: deleted 2 bases in 1 codon), with protein sequence MSRGTFSRYCVLFFLVAKAAAQEFAQTRFICTSIPLEMEPMCSAPMQNSGPVEDIKGTILQLRETILQQKETIMNQKETIRELTAKLSRCESQSMSEPSVSEIKSGQGFSMEQSGGSRNSVADLSLDQADTLNQFGQTLQTLKARLENLEQYNRANTTAQTNTLKDLLQNKIDDLERQFYPRVNSLEETKNLVRNDTTESRGKIENALNSLHQRISDLEKGQKNSRPTDKFQITFPLRTNYMYAKVKKSLPEMYAMTVCMWLKSNASPGVGTPFSYAVPGQANELVLIEWGNNPMEILINDKVAKLPFVINDAKWHHICVTWSTRDGVWEAYQDGMKRGNGENLAPWHPIKPGGIMVLGQEQDMLGGGFDATQAFVGEMSHFHMWDRVLTPGEVYSLANCSAKTLVGNVIAWTEANVDIYGGATKWTFEACRQIN encoded by the exons ATGTCCCGCGGAACCTTTAGCAGATACTGCGTCCTCTTTTTCCTCGTGGCCAAGGCGGCGGCTCAAGAATTCGCCCAGACGCGTTTTATATGCACTTCTATCCCTCTGGAGATGGAACCCATGTGTTCTGCTCCGATGCAGAACAGCGGTCCGGTGGAGGACATCAAGGGGACCATACTCCAGCTCCGGGAAACCATACTGCAACAGAAAGAGACGATAATGAACCAGAAAGAGACCATCAGAGAGCTTACGGCCAAGCTTAGCAGATGCGAGAGTCAGAGTATGTCAGAGCCCTCGGTGAGTGAAATCAAATCCGGGCAGGGATTCAGCATGGAACAGTCAGGGGGCAGTAGAAATTCCGTGGCAGATCTCTCTCTAGATCAAGCGGACACACTAAATCAATTTGGACAAACTTTACAAACACTCAAAGCACGCCTGGAGAATTTAGAG CAGTACAACCGCGCCAACACCACGGCTCAGACAAACACCTTGAAAGATCTCCTGCAGAACAAGATAGatgatttggaaaggcag ttcTATCCCCGGGTCAACAGCTTGGAAGAAACCAAAAACCTGGTGAGGAACGACACGACGGAGAGTCGGGGCAAGATTGAGAATGCTCTCAACTCTCTTCACCAAAGGATCAGCGATTTGGAAAAAG GGCAAAAGAATTCCAGGCCGACTGATAAATTCCAGATCACATTCCCTTTGAGAACAAACTACATGTATGCCAAGGTGAAGAAGAGCCTGCCGGAGATGTACGCGATGACAGTCTGCATGTGGCTCAAGTCAAACGCCTCTCCCGGCGTCGGCACTCCGTTCTCCTACGCTGTCCCGGGACAAGCAAACGAGCTGGTGCTCATCGAGTGGGGGAACAATCCAATGGAGATTCTGATCAACGACAAG GTGGCGAAACTCCCTTTCGTTATTAATGACGCGAAGTGGCATCACATCTGCGTTACCTGGTCCACAAGAGATGGAGTCTGGGAGGCGTATCAGGACGGCATGAAGAGAGGGAACGGTGAAAATCTAGCGCCGTGGCATCCCATTAAACCAGGTGGCATCATGGTGCTGGGCCAAGAACAG GACATGTTAGGAGGTGGGTTTGATGCCACACAGGCCTTTGTGGGCGAGATGTCGCACTTCCACATGTGGGACAGGGTCCTAACTCCTGGAGAAGTCTACAGCCTGGCCAACTGCAGCGCCAAGACCTTGGTGGGCAATGTCATTGCGTGGACTGAAGCCAACGTCGACATCTACGGCGGCGCTACCAAGTGGACATTTGAAGCCTGCCGCCAGATTAATTAA